Proteins encoded in a region of the Paramagnetospirillum magneticum AMB-1 genome:
- a CDS encoding 4Fe-4S binding protein — protein sequence MFLVFLGIILVPVFLPDPPGNATPLTHYTTFTNYLLWGLWFPLVFMSVIVTGRSWCGLLCPMGAAAEKANAYGPKFKIPRWLSWEGTPVVSFLIVTIIGQTVGVRDHPEAAAEVFGGTMLAAIIIGWLFGSKKRAWCRHACPIGLLLGVFSRLGAVEFAPWTRKSTTEGYTDRGVCPTLIDISRKTESRHCIECFRCVNPSAKGGVHLEFRKPGKEIERIRDHHANPVEVWFLFLGTGIALGGFLWLVLPIFQKMRQSLGVWSIHNGLTWMGQPGPAWLMSVHPERNEIFLWLDFVMITGFMTGCMVLLAVVLAAFTSCSSALAGRAGGDGTFGSRFTELGYQYTPVAMVSLIIGLGGKLFEPIAYTPLGIDGVHGAKGLLFVIGLLWSIRLGERILARQGVAASRRWLPLLPGLIGTLAVGLGWWPAIFGLMK from the coding sequence ATGTTCCTGGTCTTTCTCGGCATCATCCTCGTGCCGGTTTTTCTACCCGATCCTCCGGGCAACGCCACGCCGTTGACCCATTACACCACCTTTACCAATTACCTATTGTGGGGATTGTGGTTTCCGCTGGTGTTCATGTCGGTGATCGTCACCGGACGGTCATGGTGCGGTTTGCTTTGCCCCATGGGGGCGGCGGCCGAGAAGGCCAACGCCTATGGACCGAAGTTTAAGATTCCCCGCTGGCTGAGCTGGGAAGGAACGCCGGTGGTAAGCTTCCTCATCGTCACCATTATCGGTCAGACGGTGGGGGTGCGCGACCATCCCGAGGCCGCGGCCGAGGTCTTCGGCGGCACCATGCTGGCCGCGATCATCATCGGCTGGCTGTTCGGTTCCAAGAAACGCGCTTGGTGCAGGCACGCCTGCCCAATCGGCCTGCTGCTGGGCGTGTTCTCGCGTCTGGGAGCGGTGGAGTTCGCACCCTGGACCCGAAAGTCAACCACAGAGGGATACACCGACCGAGGTGTATGCCCCACCCTGATTGATATCTCTCGCAAGACGGAATCGCGGCACTGCATCGAATGCTTCCGCTGCGTCAATCCATCGGCCAAGGGTGGGGTCCACCTGGAATTCCGCAAGCCCGGGAAAGAGATCGAGCGAATTCGCGATCATCACGCCAATCCGGTGGAGGTGTGGTTCTTGTTCCTCGGGACCGGCATCGCCCTGGGTGGCTTTCTGTGGCTGGTTCTGCCGATCTTCCAGAAGATGCGGCAAAGTCTAGGGGTGTGGAGCATTCACAACGGCCTGACCTGGATGGGGCAGCCCGGACCGGCTTGGCTGATGAGCGTTCATCCCGAACGGAACGAAATTTTCCTTTGGCTCGATTTCGTGATGATCACCGGCTTCATGACGGGCTGCATGGTGCTGCTGGCCGTCGTTCTGGCGGCGTTCACATCCTGCTCGTCCGCTTTGGCGGGACGGGCGGGAGGCGATGGCACCTTTGGCAGCCGTTTCACCGAATTGGGCTACCAATACACTCCGGTGGCCATGGTCTCACTGATCATCGGTCTTGGCGGCAAGTTGTTCGAACCCATCGCCTATACCCCGCTGGGGATCGATGGTGTCCATGGGGCGAAGGGCTTGCTCTTCGTGATCGGACTGCTGTGGAGCATCCGCCTGGGCGAACGCATCCTCGCCCGCCAGGGGGTCGCGGCCTCGCGCCGCTGGCTGCCGCTGTTGCCTGGCCTTATCGGCACGCTGGCGGTCGGCCTCGGCTGGTGGCCGGCAATCTTCGGTCTCATGAAGTAA
- a CDS encoding iron transporter, with the protein MVFSKYSSVATAAMAVVLLSGAATAGEIRIGDPVEKAGMKIAGVYLQAVLMDPENDICGPHTADIHLEADVHALKGNPNGLGKGEWVPYMNASYVLTKKGSDFKDAGPLVAMVANDGPHYGRNVKMAGPGTYHVVFTLQPPSANGMGHHVSKETGVAEWWAPITQEWDFDYVGSTGKKGGY; encoded by the coding sequence ATGGTTTTTTCCAAGTATTCCAGCGTGGCTACGGCGGCCATGGCCGTGGTCCTGCTGTCTGGTGCCGCGACCGCCGGAGAGATCCGCATTGGCGATCCGGTCGAGAAGGCCGGGATGAAGATTGCCGGCGTCTATCTCCAGGCGGTCCTGATGGATCCGGAGAATGATATCTGCGGCCCCCACACCGCCGATATCCACCTGGAAGCGGACGTGCACGCCCTCAAGGGCAATCCCAACGGCCTGGGCAAGGGCGAATGGGTTCCCTACATGAATGCATCCTATGTCCTGACCAAGAAGGGCAGCGACTTCAAGGATGCCGGCCCGCTGGTCGCCATGGTCGCCAATGACGGCCCCCATTACGGCCGTAACGTCAAGATGGCCGGGCCGGGCACCTATCATGTGGTGTTCACTCTTCAGCCGCCCTCGGCCAATGGCATGGGCCACCATGTCAGCAAGGAGACGGGTGTCGCTGAATGGTGGGCGCCCATCACCCAGGAATGGGACTTCGATTATGTGGGCAGCACCGGCAAGAAGGGCGGTTACTGA
- a CDS encoding iron transporter translates to MKISAVYHQGIVVEPKNELYGPDNADIYLQADVHALKNNPNGFGKGEWLPYVTASYVVTKPGSDFKAAGPLPPMTSVTGPHYGRNINLAGPGTYHVTITLKAPVHNNFYRHTDKETGVSQWWDPITQEWDFKFEGAGK, encoded by the coding sequence ATGAAAATCTCAGCCGTCTATCATCAGGGTATCGTTGTGGAGCCGAAGAATGAGCTCTACGGCCCGGACAACGCCGATATCTATCTGCAGGCCGATGTTCATGCCCTGAAGAACAACCCCAACGGCTTTGGCAAGGGCGAGTGGCTGCCCTATGTGACGGCGTCCTATGTGGTGACCAAGCCGGGCAGCGACTTCAAGGCCGCCGGCCCGCTGCCGCCCATGACCTCGGTCACCGGCCCCCATTACGGCCGCAATATCAATCTGGCGGGACCGGGCACCTATCATGTGACTATCACCCTCAAGGCGCCGGTCCACAATAACTTCTACCGCCACACCGACAAGGAGACGGGCGTCTCTCAGTGGTGGGATCCCATCACCCAGGAATGGGACTTCAAGTTTGAGGGTGCCGGAAAGTAA
- a CDS encoding carbohydrate porin, whose protein sequence is MNKRKYNGDAKSRTSFGLVVVSLLSLTALAHPALADGDCEVTPPGFWERDTALGSFGGARTELCKKGVQLGVTSVNEMLANPYGGVSHGGKGQGRMQFDLDIDLEKMAELKGTTLHAGAMWIYGGRISGKNLGNLMPVSNIEAIPSRRLFTLWGQQVLFDDMLSVRLGQLAVDDEFVVSKLSSVFVNSTFGFPFGISGNLPSGGAAFPMPTPGARVKLNLTDEVSWMTAAFAGDPAGKFDVRDPQWRNHDGTTFSFSRGTFYITEGAYAVNQEKNSKGLPGTYKLGAWYHSARFNDQHFDNLGQSLASGNTTGIGNPVRGNGGVYFVIDQMLIKGQRWSEEGLGVFLRGGVSPSDRNQVPFYLDGGISYKGLFAGREEDTLALGVGYGQLSGSLQGLDRDTRQINGQPTRPVRDYETVIEVTYQAQITPWWTIQPDVQYVIHPGGNIPNPGAGSQFTPIGDTFIFGARTAIKF, encoded by the coding sequence ATGAATAAGCGTAAATATAACGGCGACGCTAAATCGCGCACTTCTTTTGGATTGGTTGTGGTCTCGCTACTGTCCTTGACGGCCTTGGCTCATCCCGCCCTGGCCGACGGGGATTGTGAGGTAACTCCTCCGGGGTTCTGGGAACGCGACACCGCGCTGGGCAGCTTCGGCGGTGCCCGCACCGAGCTGTGCAAGAAGGGCGTTCAACTGGGCGTCACCTCGGTCAACGAAATGCTGGCCAATCCGTACGGCGGCGTCAGCCACGGCGGCAAGGGCCAGGGGCGGATGCAGTTCGATCTCGATATCGATCTCGAGAAGATGGCCGAGCTCAAGGGAACCACCCTGCATGCGGGCGCCATGTGGATTTATGGTGGCCGGATCAGCGGCAAGAATCTCGGCAACCTGATGCCGGTCAGCAATATCGAGGCCATTCCGTCCCGTCGCCTCTTCACCCTTTGGGGACAGCAGGTCCTGTTCGATGACATGCTCAGCGTGCGGCTCGGTCAGCTTGCGGTCGATGATGAATTCGTGGTCAGCAAGCTGTCCTCGGTCTTCGTCAACAGCACCTTCGGCTTCCCGTTCGGAATTTCCGGCAATCTTCCCAGTGGTGGCGCCGCTTTCCCCATGCCGACGCCGGGCGCTCGGGTCAAGCTGAACCTGACGGACGAAGTCTCCTGGATGACGGCGGCCTTCGCTGGCGACCCTGCGGGCAAGTTCGACGTCCGCGACCCCCAGTGGCGCAATCATGACGGCACCACCTTCAGCTTCTCACGCGGCACATTCTACATTACCGAGGGTGCCTATGCGGTGAACCAGGAGAAGAATTCAAAAGGTCTTCCCGGAACCTACAAACTGGGCGCTTGGTATCACAGCGCCCGTTTCAACGACCAGCATTTCGACAATCTTGGTCAATCTCTGGCTAGCGGAAACACCACCGGAATCGGGAATCCGGTCCGGGGGAATGGTGGCGTCTATTTCGTCATCGACCAGATGCTGATCAAGGGGCAGCGCTGGTCCGAAGAAGGGCTGGGCGTGTTCCTGCGTGGCGGCGTCTCGCCTTCGGACCGCAACCAGGTGCCCTTCTATCTGGATGGCGGCATTAGCTACAAGGGCCTGTTCGCTGGCCGTGAGGAGGACACCTTGGCGCTAGGTGTCGGCTACGGGCAACTCAGCGGGAGTCTGCAGGGGCTGGATAGGGATACCCGGCAGATCAACGGCCAGCCAACCCGACCGGTCCGGGACTACGAGACTGTCATCGAGGTAACCTATCAGGCGCAGATCACCCCCTGGTGGACGATCCAGCCGGACGTGCAATACGTCATTCATCCCGGCGGCAATATCCCCAACCCAGGGGCGGGGAGCCAGTTCACCCCGATCGGTGACACCTTTATCTTCGGAGCGCGGACCGCGATAAAGTTCTAA
- a CDS encoding efflux RND transporter periplasmic adaptor subunit: MAVLVYHFFIKAVGILLFAVEIGWFVFLPFWNEAKEWWKRRETIGRSRRSLLPVGFFVATLVLALVPWRAHVSAPAVMKAERHLELYAASPARIERILMVEGRQVAEGESLALLSSPDLEYRLAQVERRILVLEYELASFSFDASFRERSQALREELETAIAERVSLQRELARLSVTAPMAGRVVDMIPDLQIGQWISPRERLAQLAGTGALAVEAFVAESDVGRLRIGNEGRFVADDPGRPDLPCRIATIDSGAIRSLTEPVLASVAGGPIQVRAKDKSLVPDQALYRIRCVGTIPAQATQLRGMAVLKAEPESIAGFILRSAAAALLRESGM; the protein is encoded by the coding sequence ATGGCTGTCCTGGTTTATCACTTCTTCATCAAGGCGGTGGGGATCTTGTTGTTTGCGGTGGAAATAGGATGGTTCGTGTTTCTGCCGTTCTGGAACGAGGCCAAGGAGTGGTGGAAACGTCGCGAAACCATCGGACGGTCACGGCGGTCCTTGCTGCCGGTGGGGTTCTTTGTTGCCACGCTTGTCCTGGCCCTGGTCCCGTGGCGCGCCCATGTCAGCGCGCCTGCCGTCATGAAAGCGGAACGCCATCTGGAGCTTTATGCCGCCAGCCCGGCCCGGATTGAACGCATCTTGATGGTGGAGGGAAGGCAGGTCGCCGAGGGTGAGTCCTTGGCGCTGCTATCCTCCCCCGATCTTGAGTATCGCCTGGCCCAGGTGGAGCGGCGAATCCTGGTCCTGGAATACGAACTGGCGTCGTTCTCATTCGATGCATCTTTCCGCGAGCGGTCCCAGGCCCTGCGCGAGGAATTGGAAACCGCCATCGCCGAGCGGGTCTCATTGCAGCGGGAGTTGGCCCGGCTTTCCGTCACAGCCCCCATGGCGGGCAGGGTCGTGGATATGATTCCCGATCTTCAGATCGGGCAGTGGATTTCTCCCAGGGAGCGCCTTGCCCAACTGGCAGGGACCGGAGCCTTGGCGGTCGAAGCCTTCGTGGCCGAAAGCGATGTGGGAAGACTTCGCATTGGGAACGAGGGGCGGTTTGTTGCCGATGACCCGGGCCGCCCCGACCTGCCGTGCAGGATTGCTACCATCGACAGCGGGGCCATCCGCAGCCTGACGGAACCGGTGCTTGCCTCGGTGGCTGGCGGCCCGATTCAAGTTCGCGCCAAGGACAAGTCATTGGTTCCCGATCAGGCCCTGTACCGGATTCGCTGTGTCGGCACCATCCCTGCACAGGCCACCCAGTTGCGAGGAATGGCTGTCCTGAAGGCCGAGCCGGAAAGTATAGCGGGTTTCATCCTGCGATCGGCAGCCGCGGCTCTGCTGCGGGAAAGCGGAATGTGA
- a CDS encoding tetratricopeptide repeat protein, with amino-acid sequence MSNDGFSISEIIEISEKAVSAGDFVRAIRLYSAWIDMNQSDDMLFLAHFYLGVAYRKNYQFELAASSFKNSLDLNKEFMNSYILMQYCQIMATTNDTPTGGASQVPACSQDKLFKDIAKLRRK; translated from the coding sequence GTGTCGAATGACGGATTTTCGATCTCCGAAATCATAGAAATTTCCGAAAAAGCAGTTAGTGCGGGTGATTTCGTGCGTGCAATTAGACTGTACAGCGCGTGGATCGACATGAATCAATCTGATGATATGTTGTTTCTGGCGCATTTTTATCTTGGCGTTGCATATCGCAAGAATTATCAATTTGAACTTGCCGCCAGTTCGTTCAAAAACTCTTTGGACTTAAACAAAGAATTTATGAATTCTTACATTCTGATGCAATACTGTCAAATAATGGCAACCACCAACGACACACCCACTGGCGGGGCGAGCCAAGTTCCCGCATGCTCTCAAGATAAATTGTTTAAAGATATTGCTAAGTTACGGCGCAAATAA
- a CDS encoding response regulator, translating to MRTLIKVVLHQFGVTEVVEAEDGNEAMQVLREGGADIIVMDWMMPGMDGIECIRRIRAGQDGIVPSIPIIVATGVQGDSAEVMALAAGANCFLKKPFSIKRLHAAFVMALGESAAPMN from the coding sequence ATGCGGACGCTGATCAAGGTCGTCTTGCATCAGTTCGGCGTGACGGAGGTCGTTGAGGCGGAGGACGGTAACGAGGCTATGCAGGTCCTGCGTGAAGGCGGTGCTGACATTATCGTCATGGATTGGATGATGCCGGGCATGGATGGCATTGAATGTATCCGGCGCATCCGAGCCGGGCAGGACGGGATTGTCCCGAGCATTCCCATAATCGTGGCCACCGGGGTGCAAGGCGACAGCGCCGAGGTAATGGCCTTGGCGGCCGGAGCCAATTGCTTCCTGAAAAAGCCATTCTCCATCAAGAGGCTGCATGCGGCCTTCGTCATGGCTCTGGGCGAGAGTGCCGCCCCGATGAACTGA
- a CDS encoding IS110 family transposase yields MTEVSTIGFDLAKRVFQVHGVDGDGAVTIRRQLRRSEVVTFFAKLSPCVVGMEACASAHYWARTLAKLGHEVRLIPPSRVKPYVKRGRKNDAADAAAIAEAVTRPHMEFVPVKSEEAQAVLMLHRTRRLLVTQRTMLGNALRSHFAEYGIIEPEGQGGLARLVVCALDAPDAALPQAAREAMAMLAAHVREIDSKIDALDHEILRWHRNDADSQRVASIPGIGPLIASAIVAAMGDPKRFKTGRDFAAWLGLVPSQNSTGGKTVLGPITKAGDRYLRSLLVVGATGTLWRRRKEQGTWLAGMMARGKTARQISVALANKMARTAWAILAKGGLYHEPAAQAA; encoded by the coding sequence ATGACCGAGGTTAGCACGATTGGTTTTGATCTGGCGAAGCGGGTTTTCCAGGTCCACGGGGTCGATGGCGACGGTGCCGTGACGATCCGGCGGCAGTTGCGCCGCTCCGAGGTCGTGACGTTCTTCGCCAAGCTGTCGCCCTGCGTGGTGGGGATGGAGGCGTGCGCCTCAGCCCATTATTGGGCGCGGACGCTGGCCAAACTGGGGCATGAGGTGCGCCTGATCCCGCCCTCGCGGGTCAAGCCCTATGTCAAGCGAGGACGGAAGAACGACGCAGCCGACGCTGCGGCGATCGCCGAGGCGGTGACACGGCCGCACATGGAGTTCGTGCCGGTCAAGAGCGAGGAGGCGCAAGCGGTGCTGATGCTCCATCGCACCCGCCGCCTGTTGGTGACCCAGCGCACCATGCTCGGCAATGCGCTGCGGTCGCATTTTGCCGAATACGGCATCATCGAACCGGAGGGGCAAGGTGGGCTGGCAAGGCTGGTCGTCTGTGCGCTGGACGCACCGGATGCGGCATTGCCTCAGGCGGCTCGTGAAGCCATGGCGATGCTGGCCGCGCATGTGCGCGAGATCGACTCCAAGATCGATGCGCTGGATCACGAAATCCTGAGATGGCACCGTAACGACGCCGACAGCCAGAGGGTCGCCTCCATTCCCGGCATCGGCCCGCTGATCGCCAGCGCCATCGTTGCCGCCATGGGCGATCCCAAGCGCTTCAAGACGGGGCGAGACTTCGCCGCCTGGCTGGGGCTGGTGCCATCGCAGAATTCCACCGGTGGCAAAACCGTGCTGGGGCCGATCACCAAGGCTGGGGACCGCTATCTGCGGTCGCTCCTGGTGGTCGGCGCCACCGGCACTTTATGGCGGCGGCGCAAAGAGCAAGGCACATGGCTGGCGGGCATGATGGCGCGGGGTAAGACGGCACGGCAGATCTCCGTCGCCCTGGCCAACAAGATGGCGCGCACCGCCTGGGCCATCCTCGCCAAGGGTGGCCTCTATCACGAACCGGCAGCACAGGCCGCCTGA
- the mamC gene encoding magnetosome protein MamC — protein MPFHLAPYLAKSVPGVGVLGALVGGAAALAKNVRLLKEKRITNTEAAIDTGKETVGAGLATALSAVAATAVGGGLVVSLGTALVAGVAAKYAWDRGVDLVEKELNRGKAANGASDEDILRDELA, from the coding sequence ATGCCCTTTCACCTTGCCCCCTATCTGGCGAAATCCGTTCCCGGCGTCGGCGTTCTCGGCGCCCTGGTCGGCGGCGCCGCCGCCTTGGCCAAGAACGTCCGCCTCCTGAAGGAAAAGCGCATCACCAATACCGAAGCGGCCATCGATACCGGCAAGGAAACCGTCGGCGCCGGCCTGGCCACCGCGCTTTCCGCCGTGGCCGCGACCGCCGTCGGCGGCGGCCTGGTTGTATCGCTGGGCACCGCCTTGGTGGCCGGCGTTGCCGCCAAATATGCCTGGGATCGCGGCGTCGATCTGGTCGAGAAGGAACTGAACCGCGGCAAAGCTGCCAACGGCGCTTCCGACGAGGACATCTTGCGGGACGAACTGGCCTGA
- the mamD gene encoding magnetosome protein MamD, with protein MQDLLLAKVESAMQASQVSALAGQTATVTKVSAATNLATITPTAAGQAPIIVKLDATRQVVELQALVGKTVMVGKTPAAIGGIGNWIALTPVTGAKAAAAATGAGQLVMMKVEGTAAAVNLPALAGKSFTIAQPPVAAGTKAAGMLYLNPVGGGDLIAINVQNAATQTGGLVGKTFVVAPSPVIGGTTGKFLVLKPLTAGAGKAVGGGAIAAKFIPAAVTGTGGAAAVGAGSASSLLTAGAGTVTPITAAGTGSAMLSAKGLGLGLGLGLGAWGPFLLGAAGLAGAAALYVWARRRHGTPDLSDDALLAAAGEE; from the coding sequence ATGCAGGACCTTCTCCTGGCCAAGGTCGAAAGCGCCATGCAGGCGTCTCAGGTTTCCGCCCTCGCCGGTCAGACCGCGACGGTCACCAAGGTGTCGGCGGCCACCAATCTCGCCACCATCACCCCCACCGCCGCCGGACAAGCGCCAATCATCGTCAAGCTGGACGCGACCCGGCAGGTGGTTGAACTGCAGGCTCTGGTCGGCAAGACCGTGATGGTCGGCAAGACCCCCGCCGCCATCGGCGGTATCGGCAACTGGATCGCCTTGACCCCGGTCACCGGCGCCAAGGCCGCCGCCGCCGCCACGGGCGCGGGACAATTGGTGATGATGAAGGTGGAAGGCACCGCCGCCGCCGTCAACCTGCCCGCCCTGGCCGGCAAGAGCTTCACCATCGCCCAGCCCCCCGTCGCCGCCGGAACCAAGGCGGCCGGCATGCTGTATCTGAACCCGGTCGGCGGCGGCGATCTGATCGCCATCAACGTCCAGAACGCCGCGACCCAGACCGGCGGCCTGGTGGGCAAGACCTTCGTGGTCGCCCCCAGCCCCGTCATCGGCGGCACCACCGGCAAATTCCTGGTCCTGAAGCCCCTGACCGCCGGAGCGGGCAAGGCCGTCGGCGGCGGCGCCATCGCCGCCAAATTCATTCCGGCCGCCGTCACCGGCACCGGCGGAGCCGCCGCCGTGGGCGCTGGATCAGCCTCGTCGCTGCTGACCGCCGGAGCCGGCACCGTCACTCCCATCACCGCCGCCGGAACCGGCAGCGCCATGCTGTCCGCCAAGGGGCTTGGCCTCGGCCTCGGTCTGGGACTCGGCGCCTGGGGGCCGTTCCTTCTGGGGGCCGCCGGACTGGCCGGGGCCGCCGCGCTCTATGTCTGGGCGCGACGCCGCCACGGCACCCCCGACCTGTCCGATGATGCGCTCCTGGCTGCGGCCGGGGAAGAATAA
- the mamF gene encoding magnetosome protein MamF, with the protein MAEAILLETENTPCGCRSYLMAGLSYLGILCFVPLLMSRDDEYVYFHAKQGLVLWMWSVLAMFALHLPLIGKWLFGFSSMGVLVLSVAGLASVALRRTWRLPLVGYFVALI; encoded by the coding sequence ATGGCTGAGGCAATCTTGCTCGAAACCGAAAATACCCCCTGCGGCTGCCGCTCCTATCTGATGGCGGGCCTGAGCTATCTGGGCATTCTCTGCTTCGTCCCGCTGCTGATGAGCCGGGACGACGAATATGTGTACTTCCACGCCAAGCAGGGCTTGGTCTTGTGGATGTGGAGCGTCCTGGCCATGTTCGCCCTGCATCTTCCCCTGATCGGCAAGTGGCTGTTTGGTTTCTCGTCCATGGGCGTGCTGGTTCTGTCGGTGGCTGGTCTGGCCTCGGTGGCGCTGCGCCGCACCTGGCGCCTGCCGCTGGTCGGCTATTTCGTCGCGTTGATCTAA
- the mamG gene encoding magnetosome protein MamG: MAAQVGGQILANAAAPAKASAAAGVGTGGAALGVGSGIIASPVGTAAIGNAMLTGKGVCLGLGLGLGAWGPVLVGIAGLAGAAYLVGKLKNCKAEVDAAADAT, from the coding sequence ATGGCCGCTCAGGTTGGAGGGCAGATTTTGGCAAACGCCGCCGCCCCGGCAAAGGCTTCGGCTGCCGCGGGGGTCGGGACCGGCGGAGCCGCCCTCGGCGTCGGGAGCGGCATCATCGCCTCTCCGGTCGGGACAGCCGCCATCGGCAACGCCATGCTGACCGGCAAGGGTGTCTGTCTCGGGCTCGGACTGGGACTCGGTGCCTGGGGACCCGTGCTTGTCGGCATCGCCGGGCTGGCGGGCGCCGCCTATCTGGTCGGCAAATTGAAAAACTGCAAGGCGGAGGTTGATGCCGCCGCCGATGCGACTTAA
- the mms6 gene encoding magnetic particle specific iron-binding protein Mms6 — protein sequence MPAQIANGVICPPGAPAGTKAAAAMGEMEREGAAAKAGAAKTGAAKTGTVAKTGIAAKTGVATAVAAPAAPANVAAAQGAGTKVALGAGKAAAGAKVVGGTIWTGKGLGLGLGLGLGAWGPIILGVVGAGAVYAYMKSRDIESAQSDEEVELRDALA from the coding sequence GTGCCAGCTCAGATCGCCAACGGAGTTATTTGCCCCCCAGGGGCCCCGGCCGGAACCAAGGCCGCCGCCGCCATGGGCGAGATGGAGCGCGAGGGCGCCGCCGCCAAGGCCGGGGCTGCCAAGACGGGCGCCGCCAAGACCGGAACCGTCGCCAAGACCGGCATCGCCGCCAAGACGGGTGTTGCCACCGCCGTTGCCGCTCCGGCGGCTCCTGCCAATGTTGCCGCCGCCCAGGGCGCCGGGACCAAGGTCGCCCTTGGCGCGGGCAAGGCCGCCGCCGGTGCCAAGGTCGTCGGTGGAACCATCTGGACCGGTAAGGGGCTGGGCCTCGGTCTGGGTCTCGGTCTGGGCGCGTGGGGGCCGATCATTCTCGGCGTTGTTGGCGCCGGGGCGGTTTACGCGTATATGAAGAGCCGTGATATCGAATCGGCGCAGAGCGACGAGGAAGTCGAACTGCGCGACGCGCTGGCCTGA
- the mmsF gene encoding magnetosome protein MmsF, with product MTEAILRSTLGARTTVMAALSYLSVLCFVPLLVDRDDEFVYFHAKQGLVIWMWGVLALFALHVPVLGKWIFGFSSMGVLVFSLLGLVSVVFQRAWKLPLISWVAHRI from the coding sequence ATGACTGAAGCTATCCTTCGCAGCACGCTCGGTGCGCGCACGACGGTCATGGCGGCGCTGTCCTATCTCAGCGTCTTGTGCTTCGTTCCGCTTCTGGTGGATCGGGACGACGAATTCGTCTACTTCCACGCCAAGCAGGGGCTGGTGATCTGGATGTGGGGCGTTTTGGCGCTGTTCGCGCTGCATGTTCCCGTTCTGGGGAAGTGGATTTTCGGTTTCTCGTCCATGGGGGTTCTGGTGTTCTCCCTGCTCGGCCTGGTTTCCGTAGTGTTCCAGCGGGCGTGGAAGCTGCCCCTGATCAGCTGGGTCGCCCACCGGATCTGA
- a CDS encoding COG4223 family protein, with protein MDSNEKEQPLGGRRPARRRDGGGQVVVLYLAVILVGGVLAWPLLAPRLGGLPGPWAKWLGDEMGSTAAAPRPAGLDERVEMLEASLGPLAMRLAETDRRLTVIEAVIRKQEHEPRKEAAAAADQAQMARLSAEVAAIKGDLDVVRKLATDEGGAAKLSSAVEKAEAAFRRIAERRDRAPLFLAVLGQLREAVDRGTPYPAQLKAALALAEKGGADKLAPLTMGAGTGVVSRVALAESFRMTAAAARKLDDVAESSWIPANIRHWLGSAVVVRRAENSNEGIDGALNSASRLLAGGDLAGAVTVLRHAEGPGMAAIQPWLEAAELRLTVDAVLSELSATVMTVAASRDE; from the coding sequence ATGGATAGCAACGAAAAAGAACAACCCCTGGGCGGACGCCGCCCCGCGCGACGCCGGGACGGCGGCGGCCAGGTGGTGGTTCTGTATCTGGCCGTGATCCTGGTGGGCGGCGTGCTGGCCTGGCCCTTGCTGGCGCCGCGTCTCGGCGGCCTTCCCGGCCCCTGGGCCAAATGGCTGGGGGACGAGATGGGCTCCACGGCCGCCGCGCCCCGACCGGCCGGCCTGGACGAACGGGTGGAGATGCTGGAAGCCTCCCTGGGGCCTTTGGCCATGCGGCTGGCGGAGACCGACCGGCGGTTGACCGTGATTGAAGCCGTGATCCGCAAGCAGGAGCACGAACCGCGCAAGGAGGCAGCCGCCGCCGCCGATCAGGCGCAGATGGCGCGTCTGTCCGCCGAGGTGGCCGCCATCAAGGGCGATCTGGACGTGGTCCGCAAGCTGGCGACCGACGAAGGGGGCGCCGCCAAGCTGTCCAGCGCGGTGGAAAAGGCGGAAGCGGCTTTTCGCCGCATCGCCGAACGCCGCGACCGCGCACCCTTGTTCCTGGCGGTGCTGGGGCAACTGCGGGAAGCGGTGGACCGGGGCACGCCTTATCCCGCCCAATTGAAGGCGGCCCTGGCTCTGGCCGAGAAGGGCGGCGCCGACAAGCTGGCGCCATTGACCATGGGGGCGGGGACCGGGGTGGTCTCCCGCGTGGCCCTGGCCGAGAGCTTCCGCATGACGGCGGCGGCGGCGCGCAAGCTCGACGACGTCGCCGAAAGCAGCTGGATTCCTGCCAATATCCGGCATTGGCTGGGATCTGCGGTGGTGGTCCGGCGGGCGGAAAACAGCAATGAAGGCATCGACGGGGCCTTAAACAGCGCCTCCCGGCTGCTGGCGGGCGGCGATCTGGCCGGGGCGGTCACGGTGCTGCGCCATGCCGAAGGTCCCGGCATGGCTGCCATCCAGCCCTGGCTGGAAGCGGCGGAATTGCGTCTGACCGTGGACGCGGTGTTGTCTGAACTGTCGGCGACGGTTATGACCGTCGCCGCGTCCCGGGACGAGTGA